The Dysidea avara chromosome 13, odDysAvar1.4, whole genome shotgun sequence genome includes a region encoding these proteins:
- the LOC136243802 gene encoding myb-binding protein 1A-like protein, with amino-acid sequence MECEIDEEFRKEIKLALGDAALPSSESEDDNVDDLDDEAMMRVDDALAAAFRARKKSSTTKKNRKGCVVFVPILWSHVMLLLSLFIDFQQQLMDFRLRVLDLIEIYIRWQSKSLHSLDLVLPLFRLIMSCSNDTLPLANRATNIFTKKLCHMKEYPRITEADQAHVFDLLQQLLQAAYKVPTAGQELITQGSMFLLRVLRGGKRELNEPVVSKKKRKRSNLPDVNFGLIDVTTVIPLFSDLLTDFLTNKNSHVHHMLFMTLVERYPDLAWHLCKDLASYLPNAVNQFRMGQACEIMASLLHQPVQLTEAKSECLLSICKDLKCFCIEHLKCDGQKKSKHIKPLVKLLSQLIISCKEQPDVFAGCFDQEELLTEINELIEESSNHNSILIANECRKLITLLNKVDDNMGLGHKTKKRRKK; translated from the exons ATGGAGTGTGAAATTGATGAAGAGTTTAGGAAAGAGATTAAACTGGCTTTAGGAGATGCAGCTCTCCCAAGTAGTGAA AGTGAAGATGACAATGTTGATGATTTGGATGATGAGGCCATGATGAGAGTTGATGATGCTCTTGCTGCAGCGTTTAGAGCCAGAAAGAAGTCATCAACTACAAAAAAGAATAGAAAAGGTTGTGTGGTATTTGTGCCCATTTTGTGGTCACATGTCATGTTATTACTTTCATTGTTCATAGACTTTCAACAACAGCTGATGGACTTTCGCTTAAG AGTGTTAGACTTAATTGAGATTTATATACGATGGCAATCCAAGTCATTACACTCACTA GACCTTGTGTTGCCATTGTTCAGACTGATCATGTCTTGTTCTAATGACACTTTACCACTAGCTAATCGAGCCACCAACATCTTCACTAAGAAACTCTGTCACATGAAGGAA TATCCTAGAATAACAGAAGCAGATCAAGCCCATGTGTTTGATCTCTTACAGCAGCTACTACAGGCTGCCTACAAAG TTCCCACTGCTGGTCAAGAACTGATCACACAAGGCTCTATGTTCCTA TTGCGAGTATTAAGAGGTGGCAAAAGAGAACTCAATGAACCAGTTGTTTCTAAGAAGAAAAGAAAACGGAGTAACCTACCTGATGTTAAT TTTGGTTTGATTGATGTCACCACTGTGATTCCACTGTTCAGTGACTTACTAACCGACTTTCTTACCAACAA AAACTCGCATGTTCACCACATGCTGTTTATGACACTGGTAGAGAGATACCCA GATTTAGCATGGCACTTATGTAAAGATTTAGCCAGTTATCTACCGAATGCTGTCAACCAATTTAGAATG GGCCAAGCATGTGAAATAATGGCATCACTGTTACATCAACCAGTACAATTAACTGAG GCCAAGTCTGAGTGTTTATTATCCATTTGTAAAGATTTGAAGTGTTTTTGTATTGAGCACCTTAAATGTGATGGTCAGAAGAAATCTAAACACATCAAACCTCTTGTGAAGCTGCTTAGTCAACTGATCATATCATGTAAAGAACAACCTGAT GTGTTTGCTGGTTGTTTTGATCAAGAGGAGCTACTGACTGAAATAAATGAACTGATAGAAGAAAGCTCCAACCACAACTCCATCTTAATAGCTAATGAATGTAGAAAACTCATTACATTATTAAACAA GGTGGATGATAATATGGGATTGGGACATAAAACTAAGAAACGAAGGAAGAAATAA
- the LOC136243801 gene encoding solute carrier family 25 member 36-A-like gives MSSSDINPILHFFIGGVAGAAGAIATSPLEFLKTRLQSTTGQQFFANGCRHKALNSLPVRFASTNGSVTIVQYFGHIYRVEGGIMAFYKGLRPSLMGIIPARAVYFVSYSHYKQFYNRICRVPNSNKVHLLSAISTGLTMSTITSPLWVIKTKMQLDTRAGKSSPIIHYIQHIWRRDGFRGLYRGLTASYAGSLETGAYFVVYERLKIYFANKQHSNLPSYIDYFLAASAAKLTGVLLFYPHEVIRTRLRQDSFAGHRQYRSFVQTLLKVWSEERLAGLYGGMSLHLLRAVPNTAITFLTYEAIVSLVNF, from the exons ATGAGTAGTAGTGATATTAATCCCATACTACATTTCTTCATTGGAGG TGTGGCTGGGGCTGCTGGTGCTATCGCTACATCTCCTTTGGAGTTTTTAAAGACACGTTTACAG TCAACCACAGGTCAGCAGTTCTTCGCTAATGGCTGTAGACACAAAGCTTTAAATTCATTACCAGTCCGGTTTGCCTCAACAAATGGAAGTGTCACCATTGTACAATACTTTGG ACACATCTACCGGGTGGAGGGAGGAATCATGGCATTTTACAAAGGTCTTCGTCCATCTTTAATGGGCATCATCCCCGCAAGAGCTGTCTATTTTGTTTCTTACTCTCACTACAAACAGTTCTACAACAGAATTTGTCGTGTGCCCAACAGCAACAAGGTCCATTTGCTTTCTGCCATATCAACTG GTCTTACAATGAGTACGATCACTTCACCATTGTGGGTAATAAAAACTAAAATGCAACTTGACACTAG AGCTGGTAAATCTTCTCCCATTATACATTACATTCAACACATCTGGAGGAGAGATGGCTTCAGAGGTCTTTACCGAGGATTAACAGCTTCTTATGCTG GGTCACTGGAGACTGGTGCTTATTTTGTCGTGTATGAAAGGCTAAAGATCTATTTTGCCAACAAGCAACATTCCAACTTGCCGTCATACATAGACTacttcttggctgcttcagcaGCTAAACTAACAGGAGTTCTGTTATTCTATCCTCATGAGGTTATTAGAACAAGATTAAGGCAGGATAGCTTTGCTGGGCACAGACA GTACAGGTCTTTTGTACAGACATTATTGAAGGTGTGGAGTGAAGAAAGACTGGCTGGTCTATATGGTGGAATGTCACTACATTTACTAAGAGCTGTTCCTAATACCGCTATCACTTTCCTCACCTACGAGGCCATTGTTTCTCTAGTGAACTTTTAA
- the LOC136243798 gene encoding solute carrier family 25 member 36-like produces MNDNIRVNPAIQLAAGGLAGATGAIATSPLEFLKTRLQSTTGQQFLTGKHAPSVVPYYTGTKLWLGLQTARHFSSSVTVGASSVVKYFEHIYTAEGGLKAFYKGLRPALIGIIPGKAIYFLSYSKYKELFNRICCTPNSDQVHLLSAVSAGATMSTITSPIWVIKTRVQLDTGHNRIGSIAYHIQRIWHRDGFKGFYRGLSASYAGAAETGVYFVFYERLKIYFASRRDSYSPMYMDYLLSASAAKLLAVSLCYPHEVVRTRLRQDSTGPRKYRSFVQTLLKVWSEERLVGLYGGMSLHLLRAVPNTAITFLTYEAVMTIINSYNFI; encoded by the exons ATGAATGACAATATCAGAGTTAATCCAGCCATTCAACTGGCAGCCGGGGG CCTGGCAGGTGCAACTGGAGCTATTGCTACTTCACCTCTTGAATTTTTAAAGACTCGTTTGCAG TCAACTACTGGCCAGCAATTCCTAACTGGAAAACATGCCCCATCAGTGGTACCTTACTACACAGGAACAAAGCTATGGCTTGGCTTGCAAACTGCAAGACATTTTTCATCATCAGTCACTGTTGGTGCCAGCAGTGTAGTGAAATACTTTGA ACATATCTACACTGCTGAAGGGGGATTAAAAGCTTTCTACAAGGGGCTACGTCCTGCACTAATAGGGATTATTCCTGGCAAAGCAATCTACTTTCTGTCATATTCCAAATACAAGGAACTTTTCAATAGAATCTGTTGCACACCTAACAGCGACCAGGTTCACCTCTTATCTGCTGTATCAGCAG GTGCTACTATGAGTACAATTACTTCACCAATCTGGGTGATTAAAACTAGAGTTCAACTCGACACTGGTCATAATAG AATCGGTTCCATTGCCTATCATATTCAGAGAATTTGGCACAGAGATGGATTTAAAGGATTTTATCGTGGATTGTCAGCATCATATGCAG GCGCAGCCGAAACTGGTGTTTATTTTGTCTTCTATGAAAGACTAAAGATTTACTTTGCTAGCAGACGTGACTCATATTCTCCAATGTACATGGACTACTTGTTATCAGCATCAGCTGCCAAGCTATTGGCAGTTTCACTTTGTTATCCTCATGAGGTTGTCAGGACAAGACTAAGACAGGACAGCACTGGGCCAAGAAA gtACAGGTCATTTGTACAGACATTATTGAAAGTGTGGAGTGAAGAAAGACTGGTTGGTTTATATGGTGGAATGTCACTACATTTACTGAGAGCTGTTCCCAACACTGCAATCACATTCCTCACCTACGAAGCTGTCATGACAATTATAAATTCATACAACTTTAtatag
- the LOC136243799 gene encoding uncharacterized protein gives MEANEKSVLGPFWGLASNDNVKQLQSAKELIVLLRNSQDEHELSSGSGLCDNLSYSVERLVRGLSSNRDGARQGFTVCLTEVLSLFDCVSVNEVLQLVDKHLMITGSARAQEERGAYFGQVCALLTIVRSGRIHGVSLDTICALLKRLHILANKKLYLREVGMVGTVQLIREVGSRLSFDENILPLYKQLIEGGWEKCTPDALYLLLTLLEIYSKNETLKKLVKSKWNHKWLLHPDNFEYLATVLKESTFAHPSVHSVWPVVLDAVRKKGHLTLFWKTVVDESVIVSSHERKYLSFKLLELLLPTLDVSEVVAVFTPNLLRCLRNNLSGADNYLNKAAKHLVGCIATTIGGSTDKSIQVSFLLQLQAQG, from the exons ATGGAGGCGAACGAGAAGAGTGTCTTGGGTCCATTCTGGGGACTGGCATCGAACGACAATGTGAAACAGTTGCAGTCTGCTAAAGAGTTGATCGTGTTGTTGAGGAATTCTCAG GATGAGCATGAGTTGAGCTCTGGTAGTGGCCTGTGTGATAACCTGTCTTATTCTGTGGAGAGACTTGTCAGAGGACTGTCTTCTAATCGTGATGGAGCCAGACAAGGATTTACTGTTTGTCTTACCGAA gttCTCTCACTGTTTGATTGTGTTTCAGTTAATGAAGTACTGCAATTAGTTGACAAGCACCTCATGATTACTGGCAGTGCTAGAGCTCAG GAAGAAAGAGGAGCATATTTTGGTCAAGTATGTGCCCTCCTAACCATTGTTCGGTCAGGGAGAATTCATGGTGTATCACTG GACACCATTTGTGCTTTACTCAAGCGGCTTCACATACTGGCCAACAAGAAGTTGTACCTTAGAGAGGTTGGCATGGTGGGGACTGTGCAGTTAATCAGAGAGGTGGGATCAAGATTATCATTTGATGAAAACATCTTGCCACTCTATAAACAACTGATTGAGGGAGGCTGGGAAAAATGCACACCAGATGCTTTGTACCTGTTGTTAACCTTACTGGAGATCTATTCAAAG AATGAGACGTTGAAGAAGCTAGTTAAGAGCAAGTGGAATCACAAGTGGCTGCTACATCCTGACAACTTTGAATATCTTGCTACAGTATTGAAG GAGTCCACATTTGCTCATCCCAGTGTCCATAGTGTGTGGCCTGTTGTACTTGATGCTGTGAGGAAGAAAGGTCACTTGACACTCTTCTGGAAAACTGTAGTGGATG AGTCAGTCATTGTATCATCCCATGAGCGCAAGTACCTCTCTTTCAAGTTGCTGGAGCTCCTGCTACCAACACTAGATGTTTCAGAG GTTGTAGCTGTGTTTACTCCAAATCTCCTAAGGTGCCTCAGAAACAACTTATCAGGGGCAGACAATTATTTGAACAAGGCAGCCAAGCATTTG GTTGGATGTATAGCAACTACCATAGGTGGGTCAACTGATAAGTCCATACAAGTTTCTTTTCTGCTACAACTACAAGCTCAGGGGTGA